A region of Subdoligranulum variabile DNA encodes the following proteins:
- a CDS encoding sirohydrochlorin cobaltochelatase — protein MMKQALVCVSFGTTVANGRLDLSAVEHALQTVAPEIRFAKALTSRIIRKRLAAQGEKADSLPEALETLLCEGYTRVAVQPTHLLYGYEYDKIKAEIAPYEERFAHFALGRPLLADTTDLQTVARVLGQVYPPQPGEALILMGHGTEHFAGVVYSALQSVFALQGRGDVFVATVEGWPGLSEILPGIRPAGYHKAHLVPLLQVAGDHACHDMAGNDPESWKSQLESAGFTVRCTLEGLGRLEGIQQMYCKKLKEILE, from the coding sequence ATGATGAAGCAAGCCCTGGTATGTGTCAGTTTCGGCACAACGGTAGCCAACGGAAGGTTGGACCTGTCAGCGGTGGAACATGCCTTACAGACCGTCGCGCCGGAGATCCGATTTGCCAAGGCGCTGACCAGCAGGATTATCCGCAAGCGCCTGGCCGCGCAGGGCGAAAAGGCTGACAGCCTGCCGGAAGCGCTGGAAACATTGCTCTGTGAGGGATACACGCGGGTTGCGGTGCAACCGACGCACTTGCTTTACGGATACGAATACGATAAAATAAAAGCCGAAATTGCCCCGTACGAGGAACGTTTTGCGCATTTCGCCCTGGGGCGTCCGCTTCTGGCAGATACGACGGATCTGCAGACGGTGGCGCGGGTGCTGGGGCAGGTGTATCCGCCGCAGCCCGGAGAGGCGCTGATCCTGATGGGACATGGAACCGAACATTTCGCCGGGGTAGTATATTCGGCCCTGCAAAGTGTTTTTGCTTTACAGGGAAGAGGTGATGTGTTTGTGGCTACGGTGGAAGGATGGCCGGGACTTTCGGAAATTCTTCCCGGGATCCGGCCGGCTGGATACCATAAAGCGCACCTTGTGCCCCTTTTGCAGGTGGCGGGCGATCATGCCTGCCATGATATGGCGGGAAATGACCCGGAAAGCTGGAAAAGTCAGCTGGAAAGCGCCGGATTTACGGTACGGTGCACCCTGGAAGGGTTGGGCCGGCTGGAGGGTATCCAGCAGATGTATTGCAAAAAACTCAAAGAAATTCTGGAGTGA
- a CDS encoding ABC transporter ATP-binding protein, protein MIRTQDLSVTLGGQEILDRIGISVGKKQVVGLIGPNGSGKSTLLKCIYRVLQPTGGAVLLDGHDLHNYTVRQSAQTLAVVAQQHHYSFDFSVREIVMMGRSPHKRALERDNAEDERIVREALQTVGMAGREERVFSTLSGGEQQRVILARALAQQTPCLILDEPTNHLDIQHQLQIMELIRSLDKTVLLALHDLNLAAAYCDMLFALQDGKLVGSGTPGELLTPAFIEKVYHVRARVGTDEEGRPYILYRPARKESQ, encoded by the coding sequence ATGATTCGGACACAGGATCTCAGCGTGACCCTGGGCGGACAGGAAATTCTGGATCGGATCGGGATATCTGTAGGAAAAAAACAGGTCGTCGGTTTGATCGGGCCCAATGGTAGCGGCAAAAGCACCCTGCTTAAGTGTATCTATCGAGTCTTGCAGCCTACGGGTGGAGCGGTGCTGCTTGACGGACACGATCTCCATAACTATACAGTGCGCCAGAGCGCGCAGACGCTGGCAGTTGTGGCACAGCAGCATCATTACAGTTTTGATTTCTCGGTGCGGGAAATCGTCATGATGGGGCGCTCTCCCCACAAGCGGGCGCTGGAGCGGGACAATGCGGAAGATGAGCGGATCGTGCGCGAGGCCTTGCAGACCGTCGGCATGGCGGGCAGGGAAGAACGGGTCTTTTCTACACTGTCTGGGGGTGAACAACAGCGGGTCATACTGGCCCGTGCCCTGGCGCAGCAAACGCCCTGCCTGATCCTGGACGAACCGACCAACCATCTGGATATTCAGCATCAACTCCAGATAATGGAACTGATCCGCTCTCTGGACAAGACGGTTCTGCTGGCTTTGCATGATCTGAATTTGGCTGCCGCCTACTGTGATATGCTGTTTGCACTGCAGGATGGAAAGCTGGTGGGAAGCGGCACGCCAGGCGAATTGCTTACGCCTGCCTTTATTGAAAAAGTATACCATGTGCGGGCCCGGGTAGGGACCGATGAAGAAGGAAGGCCCTATATCCTGTATCGCCCTGCACGAAAGGAGTCACAATGA
- a CDS encoding FecCD family ABC transporter permease: MRASGTVGLLHSRSAGRILILALLLLLPVSLMAAVTFGTMRLPLSDVYGVLYYKLLHTLFDVPVPAEWAAGSALHDVVWLIRLPRLVLGAAVGAALAVCGVVMQAIVKNPLADPYVLGVSSGASLGATVATLFGVGAVLGARSVGAVAFAGALLVSFAVLFLANLGGRATAVKLLLSGSALSAVCGAFSNFAIYLRNDDHAPAQIIRWTMGGLGAANWQDNAVFTAAVLAGSLFFLTQSRALNLMLLGDESAVTLGMDLHGRRIVYLLVTSLLIGLAVYNAGIIGFVGLVVPHVTRLLLGTDHRRLVPASALAGSIFLVWADVACRTVLPGNEVPIGILTSMLGAPVFLYLMVRYRYGFGGGGG; the protein is encoded by the coding sequence ATGAGGGCATCGGGAACGGTCGGGCTGCTGCACAGCCGTTCGGCAGGCCGCATTCTGATTCTTGCGCTGCTGCTGTTGCTGCCGGTATCACTGATGGCTGCGGTTACGTTTGGGACCATGCGGCTGCCTCTATCGGATGTGTATGGCGTATTGTACTATAAACTGCTGCATACGTTGTTTGATGTCCCGGTTCCAGCTGAGTGGGCGGCGGGATCTGCCTTGCACGATGTGGTCTGGCTGATCCGTCTGCCGCGTCTGGTACTGGGGGCGGCAGTGGGGGCCGCTTTGGCAGTGTGCGGTGTTGTTATGCAGGCAATCGTCAAAAATCCTTTGGCGGATCCGTATGTCCTGGGGGTATCCTCGGGAGCGTCACTGGGGGCGACGGTGGCAACACTGTTTGGCGTCGGTGCAGTGTTGGGAGCGCGTTCTGTGGGGGCAGTGGCGTTTGCCGGTGCGTTGCTGGTTTCCTTTGCCGTGCTCTTTCTCGCTAATCTTGGTGGACGGGCTACGGCGGTAAAACTGCTGTTGTCCGGTTCGGCCCTTTCGGCAGTGTGCGGTGCCTTCTCCAATTTTGCCATCTATCTTCGCAATGACGATCATGCACCGGCACAGATCATCCGCTGGACGATGGGCGGCTTGGGGGCTGCCAACTGGCAGGATAATGCTGTCTTTACAGCTGCAGTGCTGGCGGGAAGTCTTTTCTTTCTGACCCAGAGCCGTGCACTCAACCTTATGCTGCTGGGGGACGAGAGTGCCGTGACACTGGGGATGGATTTACATGGGCGGCGGATCGTGTACCTGTTGGTGACCTCGCTGCTCATCGGACTGGCGGTATACAACGCGGGTATCATCGGTTTCGTAGGACTGGTTGTTCCTCATGTGACAAGGCTGCTGCTGGGGACCGATCATCGTCGTCTGGTGCCGGCCTCAGCTTTGGCGGGAAGCATTTTTCTTGTTTGGGCTGATGTGGCCTGCCGGACTGTGCTGCCCGGAAACGAAGTGCCGATTGGCATTCTTACATCAATGCTGGGGGCGCCGGTATTCTTGTATCTCATGGTGCGCTATCGCTATGGCTTTGGGGGGGGAGGCGGATGA
- a CDS encoding ABC transporter substrate-binding protein translates to MQRTLLHRVAALSVCALFLASCTRQSTAAQSVTQEPTAETAESAGQYPVTITNYDETGREVSYTYTKAPERVVAVYQGSIETMIALGLEDHVVASYGLDNEVKEEWQDGFAAMHYQEDVFAPDKETVTLLQPDMILSWGSLFSDKMLGAVSGWNEKGVATYMNSNTRPGGYPRTLENEYTDILNLGTIFAVEGKAQALVAEMKSEIAGTLTAVEGKDPVRVAVVEPLGGSISNYGADTLAGDMVTQLGGKLAHPDGSEMSKEDLLASNPDVIFVVYMAYSGDDPQSVIESQLAVIAEDPALASLAAVQNGRVCPIMLGDIYAAGPRSMDGIRTLAAGMYPELAA, encoded by the coding sequence ATGCAAAGAACACTTTTACACCGCGTCGCAGCCCTGAGCGTATGTGCGCTATTTCTCGCGTCGTGTACCCGGCAAAGCACTGCTGCACAGTCTGTAACGCAGGAACCGACGGCAGAAACCGCGGAAAGCGCCGGGCAGTATCCGGTCACAATCACCAACTACGATGAAACGGGCCGGGAAGTAAGTTATACGTATACGAAGGCGCCTGAACGGGTCGTGGCTGTCTACCAGGGCTCCATCGAGACGATGATTGCCCTGGGACTGGAAGATCATGTGGTGGCCAGCTACGGTCTGGACAATGAAGTCAAAGAAGAATGGCAGGACGGTTTTGCGGCCATGCACTATCAGGAGGATGTCTTTGCACCCGACAAGGAGACAGTCACCCTGCTGCAGCCGGATATGATCCTCTCCTGGGGATCGCTGTTCAGCGACAAAATGCTGGGAGCGGTATCCGGGTGGAATGAAAAGGGCGTGGCCACCTACATGAATTCCAATACCCGGCCGGGCGGATATCCGCGCACGCTGGAAAATGAGTATACCGATATTCTCAACCTTGGCACCATCTTTGCGGTCGAGGGCAAGGCACAGGCGCTTGTGGCGGAAATGAAGTCGGAAATCGCCGGTACGCTGACGGCTGTGGAAGGAAAAGATCCGGTGCGCGTGGCCGTGGTGGAACCGTTAGGCGGCAGCATCAGCAACTACGGCGCCGATACACTGGCCGGGGACATGGTAACGCAGCTGGGAGGGAAGCTTGCTCATCCGGATGGCAGTGAGATGAGCAAGGAAGATCTTCTGGCCAGCAATCCCGATGTGATTTTTGTGGTGTACATGGCGTATTCCGGCGATGACCCGCAGAGTGTCATCGAAAGCCAGCTGGCGGTCATTGCGGAGGATCCTGCATTGGCAAGCCTTGCCGCTGTACAGAATGGGCGCGTCTGTCCGATCATGCTGGGCGATATCTATGCTGCGGGCCCCCGTTCCATGGATGGGATCCGGACGCTGGCAGCCGGCATGTATCCGGAGCTGGCGGCATGA
- a CDS encoding homocysteine S-methyltransferase family protein has protein sequence MGTQLQKHGLKPGQKPELAALEMPETVTAIHAAYAAAGADLLLANTFGANARKLAETGYSVAEVVKASLHCARTAAEPTGALVGLDIGPLGELLAPAGTLPFEDAYTAFAEIVQAGVEAGADFVFLETMTDLYELKAAILAAKEHSRLPVFVSMSFESRGRTFTGCTVESYGATAAGLGADAIGINCSLGPAEILPFAQRLCRTVPAGTPVFVKPNAGLPNPDGSYNLDAEEFAREMEAYAAIGVSMVGGCCGTTPEYIARLRDVFSSLTPAQKIPLRRSCLCTPVRFVEVDGITVVGERINPTGKKRLQQALREGDSAYPCTQAVAQAEAGAEVLDVNAGLPGIDEAATLERLVRDLQAVTDLPLQLDSSNPEALARALRVYNGKPIVNSVNGEQKTLEAILPLCKKYGAAVVGLTMDEQGIPSSAEGRFAIAQKIVEAAAAVGIPREDIYIDCLTLTASAQQEGAAQTLAALTRCKEELGVRTILGVSNISFGLPCRGYLNTTFLTMAMAAGLDLAIMNPNTPEMMAAVRAYRVLTAQDKQSAAYVAAYADVQIQTQQVSKNVEAAPAQSSEDPLFDAVRRGLKAEAHEAAEAALAVKAPLEVVNASLIPALDVVGDGFEKGTIFLPQLLQAATAAQAAFEAVKAKIAAQGQPQTTGKGKIVVATVKGDVHDIGKNIVRVILENYGYDVLDLGRDVPPERVVEAVRTTGAKLVGLSALMTTTVPNMKATIDALHEANLDCQVWVGGAVLTPGYAKEIGADFYCKDAKASADLAKQILG, from the coding sequence ATGGGAACCCAACTGCAGAAACACGGATTGAAGCCTGGTCAGAAGCCCGAACTGGCAGCGCTGGAAATGCCGGAAACGGTTACGGCTATCCATGCTGCCTATGCGGCCGCAGGGGCGGACCTGCTGCTGGCCAATACCTTTGGGGCCAACGCCCGCAAGCTGGCGGAAACGGGTTACAGCGTAGCCGAGGTGGTGAAGGCTTCGCTGCATTGTGCCCGCACGGCAGCGGAGCCAACCGGAGCACTGGTCGGCCTGGATATCGGCCCATTGGGTGAATTGCTGGCCCCGGCGGGAACACTGCCCTTTGAAGATGCCTATACGGCCTTTGCGGAGATTGTCCAGGCTGGCGTAGAGGCTGGCGCGGATTTCGTTTTTCTGGAAACGATGACCGATCTGTATGAGCTGAAAGCCGCGATTCTGGCGGCCAAGGAACATAGCCGACTGCCGGTATTTGTTTCCATGAGTTTTGAAAGCCGGGGCCGTACTTTTACCGGATGTACGGTGGAAAGTTATGGTGCGACGGCTGCGGGGCTGGGAGCTGATGCCATCGGCATCAACTGCTCCCTTGGCCCGGCAGAAATTCTGCCGTTTGCGCAGCGGCTCTGCCGGACAGTGCCTGCAGGCACACCGGTCTTCGTCAAACCGAACGCCGGCTTGCCCAATCCGGACGGATCCTATAATCTGGATGCAGAAGAATTTGCCCGGGAAATGGAGGCCTACGCGGCCATTGGTGTTTCCATGGTGGGTGGATGCTGCGGCACTACACCGGAATACATTGCCAGATTGCGCGATGTTTTTTCCTCGCTTACTCCGGCACAAAAAATCCCGTTGCGCCGCAGCTGCCTGTGCACACCGGTGCGGTTTGTGGAAGTGGACGGAATCACTGTGGTGGGGGAACGCATCAACCCCACCGGCAAAAAACGACTGCAGCAGGCGCTGCGGGAAGGGGACAGTGCTTATCCCTGTACGCAGGCTGTTGCGCAGGCGGAAGCCGGTGCGGAAGTGCTGGATGTGAATGCAGGCTTGCCCGGCATTGACGAGGCCGCCACGCTGGAACGCCTGGTCCGCGACCTGCAGGCGGTGACGGATCTGCCTTTGCAGCTGGATTCTTCCAATCCGGAGGCTTTGGCCAGAGCACTGCGGGTTTATAACGGCAAACCCATCGTAAACTCGGTGAACGGAGAGCAAAAGACGCTGGAGGCGATCCTGCCGCTGTGCAAAAAATACGGTGCTGCGGTGGTGGGCCTGACGATGGATGAGCAGGGCATTCCTTCCAGTGCCGAAGGGCGATTTGCCATTGCGCAAAAAATTGTGGAGGCTGCCGCCGCGGTGGGAATCCCGCGGGAAGATATCTATATCGATTGCCTGACGCTTACCGCCAGTGCACAGCAGGAAGGGGCGGCCCAGACGCTTGCGGCCCTGACGCGGTGTAAAGAGGAACTGGGGGTACGTACGATACTGGGCGTATCCAACATCAGCTTCGGATTGCCCTGCCGCGGATATCTGAATACGACTTTTCTGACCATGGCCATGGCTGCCGGTCTGGATCTTGCCATCATGAATCCGAATACGCCGGAAATGATGGCCGCGGTCCGCGCCTATCGCGTGTTGACGGCGCAGGACAAGCAGAGCGCCGCGTATGTTGCCGCCTATGCCGATGTGCAGATCCAAACCCAGCAGGTTAGCAAAAATGTAGAGGCTGCGCCTGCACAGTCATCCGAGGATCCCTTGTTTGATGCGGTGCGCCGCGGGCTTAAGGCAGAAGCGCACGAGGCGGCGGAAGCAGCATTGGCCGTCAAAGCACCCCTTGAAGTGGTGAATGCTTCGCTGATTCCTGCGCTGGATGTTGTGGGAGACGGTTTTGAAAAGGGAACCATCTTTTTGCCGCAGCTGCTGCAGGCGGCTACGGCAGCCCAGGCAGCCTTTGAGGCTGTCAAGGCGAAGATTGCGGCCCAGGGGCAGCCTCAGACAACCGGCAAGGGAAAGATTGTCGTAGCCACCGTCAAGGGAGATGTGCACGATATTGGAAAGAACATTGTGCGGGTCATCTTGGAAAATTATGGCTATGACGTGCTGGACCTTGGCCGGGATGTGCCGCCGGAACGTGTGGTGGAAGCGGTGCGGACCACCGGTGCAAAACTGGTGGGGCTGTCGGCGCTGATGACGACTACCGTGCCCAACATGAAAGCAACGATTGACGCCTTGCATGAAGCAAACCTTGACTGCCAGGTCTGGGTGGGCGGGGCGGTACTGACGCCCGGTTATGCCAAAGAGATTGGCGCCGACTTCTACTGTAAAGATGCCAAGGCCAGTGCGGATCTGGCCAAGCAGATCCTTGGATGA
- a CDS encoding methylenetetrahydrofolate reductase, producing MKIVEQFKAKRCVFSIECFPPKQTTQMEKLRGTLFAMKDLQPDFISVTFGAGGSAGGVSTVEVADLIQNELGIPALAHLICMGNDKTSAAKILDELEQVGVHDVLALRGDRTPNRPESPDFAHACDLTAFIKSYKPGFSVHGACYPEGHPEAENLRQDVENLCTKQAAGAEHLVTQLFFDNMHFYRFLNLARRAGITLPVSAGVMPIVKRSQIERTVALSSASLPSDFTRMISRWQDDPAALYEAGIDYAVRQLRDLIEGGADGVHLYAMNDAAVAKKVYDGIRDLL from the coding sequence ATGAAGATTGTGGAACAGTTTAAGGCAAAACGGTGCGTGTTTTCCATTGAATGTTTCCCGCCCAAGCAGACGACGCAGATGGAAAAACTGCGCGGAACGCTGTTTGCCATGAAAGATCTGCAGCCTGATTTTATCAGCGTGACCTTTGGGGCCGGCGGTTCGGCGGGCGGTGTTTCCACGGTGGAAGTGGCGGATCTCATCCAGAACGAACTGGGAATTCCCGCACTGGCCCACTTGATCTGTATGGGAAACGATAAAACGAGTGCGGCAAAAATTCTGGACGAACTGGAACAGGTGGGGGTTCATGACGTACTGGCACTGCGCGGAGACCGCACACCCAACCGCCCGGAAAGCCCGGATTTTGCACACGCCTGTGATCTGACGGCGTTTATCAAGTCCTATAAGCCTGGATTCTCGGTGCATGGCGCCTGCTACCCGGAAGGACATCCGGAAGCGGAGAACCTGCGCCAGGATGTGGAAAATCTCTGCACCAAGCAGGCCGCCGGGGCGGAACATCTGGTGACACAGCTCTTCTTTGATAATATGCATTTTTACCGGTTCCTCAATCTGGCTCGCCGTGCCGGTATTACGCTGCCGGTTTCGGCGGGGGTCATGCCCATTGTCAAGCGCAGCCAGATCGAGCGGACGGTGGCGCTTTCCTCAGCCAGTTTGCCCTCCGATTTCACCCGGATGATCTCCCGCTGGCAGGATGATCCGGCAGCGCTGTATGAGGCCGGAATCGATTACGCGGTACGCCAGCTGCGGGACCTGATTGAGGGCGGCGCGGATGGGGTGCACCTGTACGCAATGAATGATGCTGCTGTGGCCAAGAAGGTCTACGACGGCATCCGGGATCTTTTGTAA
- a CDS encoding ComEC/Rec2 family competence protein, which translates to MANMKKRKKRRRKVKTGWRRTISIVAVLLLAAAAFVIDRHGGRYGIPTWNEVYTVLGVPADGPDSQLLADTQTTVSVLDVGQGDSVLIGQDGQYCLIDTGTSDSQDGLVRSLRQAGVTELQYLVLTHPHADHTGGALAVLENLQVDELLLPVWETEDGDDPWPKGLQEQAAIAGTAVTQTVEGNQYTLGDGTLYVLQGGSAWMTDADDANNGSLCLLFEAGNFRYLSTGDAEEESEQALVERYGNALYANLYKAGHHGSSTSSGEALLSVVRPQAVAISCGVDNEYGHPNAAALRRMEEVGAEIYRTDLMGTITFTYEEGTLTAVTSREVLDAAA; encoded by the coding sequence ATGGCCAATATGAAGAAACGTAAGAAAAGACGCCGGAAGGTAAAAACCGGTTGGCGGCGGACCATTAGCATTGTGGCGGTATTGCTGCTGGCAGCAGCCGCCTTTGTCATCGACAGGCACGGTGGCCGGTATGGGATTCCCACCTGGAATGAGGTATATACCGTACTGGGTGTGCCTGCCGACGGCCCGGATTCACAGCTTCTGGCAGACACCCAGACTACGGTGTCGGTCCTGGATGTGGGACAGGGAGATTCGGTGCTGATCGGTCAGGATGGACAGTACTGTCTGATCGATACCGGCACATCGGATTCCCAGGATGGGCTGGTGCGCAGCCTGCGACAGGCTGGCGTGACGGAGCTGCAGTATCTGGTGCTGACCCATCCCCATGCCGACCATACGGGTGGTGCGTTGGCGGTACTGGAAAATCTGCAGGTCGACGAACTGCTGTTGCCGGTCTGGGAGACCGAGGACGGCGATGATCCCTGGCCAAAAGGACTGCAGGAACAGGCAGCTATAGCGGGAACTGCGGTGACCCAGACGGTGGAAGGCAATCAGTATACGCTGGGAGACGGAACGCTGTATGTGCTGCAGGGCGGAAGTGCCTGGATGACAGATGCGGACGATGCCAATAACGGATCCCTTTGTCTTCTGTTTGAGGCGGGCAATTTTCGGTATCTCTCCACCGGTGATGCGGAGGAGGAATCTGAGCAGGCTCTGGTAGAACGGTATGGGAATGCTCTGTACGCCAATTTGTATAAGGCAGGGCACCACGGTTCCTCCACTTCCAGTGGGGAGGCACTCCTGTCGGTTGTGCGGCCGCAGGCGGTTGCCATAAGCTGTGGTGTGGACAATGAATACGGTCATCCCAACGCTGCGGCATTGCGCCGCATGGAGGAGGTCGGGGCGGAAATTTACCGTACCGACCTGATGGGGACCATCACATTCACCTACGAGGAAGGAACCCTGACGGCTGTTACGTCGAGGGAGGTTCTGGATGCAGCTGCCTGA